Proteins encoded together in one Pseudomonas sp. Seg1 window:
- a CDS encoding transporter substrate-binding domain-containing protein, with the protein MTKTTLLLGTLLALPLTFSVQAAEQTSHLDSIQQQGQLRVCTTGDYKPYTFKRDDGDFEGIDIAMARSLADSLGVKVEWVQTTWKTLMPDMQAGKCDIGMGGISVTLERQKKAYFGNTLDTDGKIPLVRCADQSKYQTIEQINQPNVRLVEPAGGTNEAFVHAFLPKAQLALHDNVTIFQQLLDNKADVMITDTSEALYQQKLKPGLCAVNPHQYMQYGEKAYLLPRDDISWKLYVDQWLHLSKVTGKYQKTLSEWIALPQ; encoded by the coding sequence ATGACAAAAACCACACTCTTGCTCGGTACTCTGCTGGCCCTGCCCCTGACCTTCAGCGTTCAGGCAGCAGAACAGACCTCACACCTCGACAGCATCCAGCAACAAGGCCAATTGCGCGTCTGCACCACTGGCGACTACAAGCCCTACACCTTCAAGCGCGACGACGGTGATTTCGAAGGTATCGACATCGCCATGGCCCGTTCGCTGGCCGACAGCCTCGGCGTCAAAGTCGAATGGGTGCAGACCACCTGGAAAACCCTGATGCCGGACATGCAGGCCGGCAAGTGCGACATCGGCATGGGCGGGATTTCGGTGACGCTGGAGCGGCAGAAAAAGGCTTACTTCGGCAACACCCTCGACACCGACGGCAAAATCCCGCTGGTGCGCTGCGCCGATCAGTCCAAGTACCAGACGATTGAACAAATCAACCAGCCCAACGTGCGCCTGGTCGAACCGGCCGGCGGCACCAACGAAGCCTTCGTCCACGCCTTCCTGCCCAAAGCGCAACTGGCCCTGCACGACAACGTGACGATCTTCCAGCAACTGCTCGACAACAAGGCTGACGTGATGATCACCGACACCTCGGAAGCGCTGTATCAGCAGAAGCTCAAACCCGGTTTGTGCGCGGTCAATCCGCACCAATACATGCAGTACGGCGAGAAGGCTTACCTGCTGCCACGCGATGACATCAGCTGGAAACTCTACGTTGATCAGTGGCTGCACCTGAGCAAGGTCACCGGTAAATATCAGAAAACCCTGAGCGAATGGATTGCGCTGCCTCAGTGA
- the pseH gene encoding UDP-4-amino-4,6-dideoxy-N-acetyl-beta-L-altrosamine N-acetyltransferase, translating to MQLLPLTDASPAIQAHVRTLRNQEDVRKFMYTSHEITEQEHANWLTSLQGNPRQQVFVVIKDEQAVGVVSLNAINELHKTADWAFYLDVGLQGKGLGSLVEFWMLDYAFDVAGLEKLNCEVLAVNSAVVKMHQKFGFEVEGVRRQNVVKEGVRIDVVLLGITKAEWQNKRPTLAPVIERLNNV from the coding sequence ATGCAACTCCTCCCCCTCACCGACGCCAGCCCCGCCATCCAGGCCCATGTGCGCACACTTCGCAATCAGGAAGACGTGCGCAAGTTCATGTACACCTCCCATGAAATCACCGAACAGGAACATGCGAACTGGCTGACTTCTTTACAGGGCAATCCACGGCAACAAGTGTTTGTGGTGATCAAGGATGAACAAGCGGTTGGGGTTGTTTCGTTGAACGCGATCAACGAACTGCATAAAACGGCGGACTGGGCGTTTTATCTGGACGTTGGGTTGCAGGGTAAGGGGCTGGGCAGTTTGGTCGAGTTCTGGATGCTCGATTACGCGTTTGATGTGGCGGGGTTGGAGAAGCTGAATTGCGAAGTGCTGGCAGTGAATTCGGCGGTGGTGAAGATGCATCAGAAATTCGGGTTTGAAGTGGAAGGTGTTCGGCGGCAGAACGTGGTCAAGGAAGGCGTTCGGATTGACGTAGTTTTGTTGGGGATTACCAAAGCTGAATGGCAGAACAAGCGCCCGACACTGGCCCCTGTTATCGAACGTCTTAATAACGTTTAG
- a CDS encoding methyl-accepting chemotaxis protein, translating into MAVASNFLGDIKVSRKLGTGFGILLLAVLAVAFIGYNSNSVLVDRLSTTRLIGKLNDATQDMRLSEKQYEAAADAAFAESYNAQLNVLQGLVSKALDTLTRAENQQALKALQTTIVAYDQKVKRLIAADQSTTDALKPLTALSDKYAQTFAGMLEGATTSALASADGERVRELRTVADLRNGMTLFRLMLRRYIAVPNDVNKNLLMETIDTFLSDITKARTSLPTALSSQLEEAYAGMRRYREVLVQVAGLFEQKQNMREQVDQESKAMDKIMNGLMDTQQRLALEDQHSAFVQIAVLTVLALVIGLIASVVISRQITAPLALTVELARRIAKGDLTVQAKSARKDELGDLQNAMQDMAQNLNTLVQGIGNGVTHISTSAEKLSAMSEQTSAGVRQQKSEVDQVATAMHEMASTVQEVARNTTDASAAATLADQQARHGSTVVKQATVQISELAVAIEELGGAMNVLSQDSEQIGKVIDVIKAVAEQTNLLALNAAIEAARAGEQGRGFAVVADEVRSLAQRTQDSTKEIEALIVTLQQRTQAASTLMTSSRERTLDTVVLAQKAELAITEINQSIGTIQEMSLQISAAAEQQSAVADEINRSIVSVRDVADQSAVASEESAAATIELASLGQDLQRMTAHFRT; encoded by the coding sequence ATGGCAGTAGCATCGAATTTCTTGGGTGACATCAAAGTTTCCCGCAAGCTGGGAACCGGTTTCGGCATTCTTTTGCTGGCGGTTTTGGCGGTTGCCTTTATTGGCTATAACAGCAACAGCGTGCTGGTTGATCGCTTGAGTACGACGCGCCTTATCGGCAAGTTGAATGACGCTACGCAAGATATGCGTTTGTCCGAGAAACAGTACGAAGCCGCCGCTGACGCCGCATTCGCTGAATCCTATAACGCTCAGTTGAATGTCTTGCAGGGCCTTGTGAGCAAGGCGCTGGACACCTTGACCCGCGCTGAGAACCAGCAAGCCTTGAAGGCTTTGCAAACCACGATTGTTGCCTACGACCAGAAGGTCAAGCGGCTGATTGCTGCCGATCAGTCGACCACGGATGCCCTGAAACCGCTGACTGCACTGTCGGACAAGTACGCGCAAACTTTTGCCGGCATGCTTGAAGGCGCCACGACCAGTGCGCTGGCGTCTGCCGATGGCGAGCGCGTTCGGGAGCTGCGCACGGTGGCCGACTTGCGCAATGGCATGACCCTGTTTCGCCTGATGCTGCGTCGTTACATTGCGGTGCCCAACGACGTGAACAAAAACCTGCTGATGGAGACCATCGATACCTTCTTGAGTGATATCACCAAGGCGCGTACCAGCCTGCCGACGGCCCTGTCGAGCCAACTGGAAGAAGCGTACGCCGGCATGCGGCGTTATCGCGAAGTATTGGTGCAAGTGGCCGGGCTGTTTGAGCAGAAGCAGAACATGCGCGAGCAGGTCGACCAGGAAAGCAAGGCCATGGACAAGATCATGAATGGCCTGATGGACACCCAGCAGCGTCTGGCGCTTGAAGATCAGCACTCAGCCTTTGTTCAGATCGCCGTATTGACCGTGTTGGCGCTGGTGATCGGGCTGATTGCTTCGGTGGTCATTTCGCGGCAGATCACTGCGCCGCTGGCGCTGACGGTTGAACTGGCTCGACGTATTGCCAAAGGCGACCTGACGGTACAGGCCAAGTCTGCGCGCAAGGATGAGTTGGGCGATCTGCAAAATGCGATGCAGGACATGGCGCAGAACCTCAATACGCTGGTGCAGGGTATCGGCAATGGCGTGACACATATTTCCACCTCTGCGGAAAAGCTCTCGGCCATGAGCGAACAGACAAGCGCGGGTGTGCGTCAGCAAAAAAGCGAAGTGGATCAAGTCGCCACAGCGATGCATGAAATGGCTTCGACTGTGCAGGAAGTTGCGCGTAACACGACCGATGCCTCTGCTGCCGCGACCTTGGCTGATCAACAGGCGCGCCACGGCAGTACGGTGGTGAAGCAGGCGACGGTGCAGATCAGTGAGCTCGCTGTGGCCATTGAGGAGTTAGGCGGCGCGATGAACGTGCTGTCTCAGGACAGTGAGCAGATCGGCAAAGTGATCGATGTGATCAAAGCCGTCGCGGAGCAGACCAATTTGCTCGCGTTGAACGCCGCTATCGAAGCAGCGCGGGCGGGCGAGCAGGGGCGTGGTTTTGCCGTGGTGGCAGACGAAGTGCGTTCACTGGCTCAGCGCACGCAAGACTCGACCAAGGAAATCGAAGCGCTGATCGTCACCCTGCAACAACGCACGCAAGCAGCCTCTACGCTGATGACCTCCAGCCGCGAGCGCACCCTCGATACGGTGGTGTTGGCGCAGAAAGCCGAATTGGCAATTACCGAGATCAACCAGTCCATCGGTACGATCCAGGAAATGAGCCTGCAGATCTCTGCTGCTGCCGAGCAGCAAAGCGCCGTGGCCGACGAAATCAATCGCAGCATCGTCAGTGTGCGTGATGTCGCCGACCAGTCGGCTGTCGCCAGCGAAGAAAGTGCGGCCGCGACGATTGAGTTGGCGTCGCTGGGGCAGGACTTGCAACGCATGACCGCGCATTTCCGCACCTGA
- a CDS encoding Lrp/AsnC family transcriptional regulator codes for MQKKISKRISLDETDLAILELLQEDASISNAELSERLSLSLTPCWRRRKRMEEAGVIKGYQANLDRRMLGLDIMAFVHIRFSTHADHAPDAFEAVIAQLPEVVACHKITGDADYVLQVLAEDLDSYSDFIEQVLRRQVGIASIQSSLALREVKTGSRIAIPKPAKD; via the coding sequence ATGCAGAAAAAAATATCCAAACGCATCAGCCTCGACGAGACCGACCTGGCGATTCTTGAGTTATTGCAGGAGGACGCCAGTATTTCCAACGCTGAACTCAGTGAGCGGCTTTCGCTGAGCCTTACGCCGTGCTGGCGGCGGCGCAAGCGCATGGAGGAGGCCGGGGTCATCAAGGGCTATCAGGCCAATCTGGATCGGCGAATGCTCGGGCTGGATATCATGGCGTTCGTGCACATTCGTTTTTCCACCCACGCCGATCACGCGCCTGACGCCTTCGAGGCGGTGATTGCGCAATTGCCGGAGGTGGTGGCCTGTCACAAGATCACTGGCGATGCCGATTATGTGTTGCAGGTATTGGCGGAGGATCTTGATAGTTACAGCGACTTTATCGAGCAGGTACTCCGGCGTCAGGTGGGGATTGCTTCCATTCAGTCCAGCCTGGCATTGCGCGAGGTCAAGACCGGTAGTCGTATCGCGATTCCCAAGCCGGCAAAGGATTGA
- a CDS encoding histone deacetylase family protein: MFTVFSDSHRLHHGTELKDGVLKPSFEQPSRADTVHNRVKQVGLGQIVEPRAFDRSCYVNAHSERYVSFLETAWSEWCATGRTHDALPLVWPVRDLANEDVPTFIDGKLGFYAMDAGSPITATTWQAVKTSADIALTGLALLDEGHDSAFALCRPPGHHAAREYMGGYCYLNNAAIAAQRAITQGAKRVAVLDVDFHHGNGTQNIFYQRSDVMFVSLHGEPAVSYPYFSGYSHEVGAGVGEGYNLNYPLPKNTTWESYRNALLHACKKLQQFAPEVLVISLGVDTFKDDPISHFLLESEDFIGIGELIASVGCPTLFVMEGGYMVDEIGINAVNVLHGFESKRS; this comes from the coding sequence ATGTTTACAGTTTTCAGTGATTCCCACCGTTTGCACCACGGCACCGAATTGAAAGACGGCGTGCTCAAGCCCTCGTTCGAACAACCGAGTCGCGCCGACACCGTGCACAACCGCGTCAAACAGGTCGGCCTTGGCCAGATCGTCGAACCGCGCGCGTTTGATCGCTCGTGCTACGTCAACGCGCACAGCGAGCGCTACGTCAGTTTTCTGGAAACTGCCTGGAGCGAATGGTGCGCAACCGGTCGCACTCACGACGCCTTGCCACTGGTCTGGCCGGTGCGCGATCTGGCCAACGAGGACGTGCCAACATTCATCGACGGCAAGCTCGGTTTCTATGCCATGGACGCCGGTTCGCCGATCACCGCGACGACCTGGCAAGCGGTGAAAACCAGCGCTGATATCGCCCTCACTGGCCTGGCCCTGCTTGATGAAGGCCACGACAGTGCCTTCGCCCTGTGCCGCCCGCCTGGCCATCACGCCGCACGCGAATACATGGGCGGTTATTGCTACCTCAACAACGCCGCCATTGCCGCGCAACGAGCCATCACCCAAGGCGCCAAACGTGTCGCGGTGCTGGACGTCGACTTCCATCACGGCAACGGCACGCAAAACATCTTTTACCAGCGCAGCGACGTCATGTTCGTGTCGCTGCACGGCGAACCGGCGGTGTCCTACCCGTATTTCTCCGGGTACAGCCACGAAGTCGGCGCGGGTGTCGGCGAGGGTTACAACCTCAACTATCCCCTGCCGAAAAACACCACTTGGGAGAGTTACCGCAACGCCCTGCTCCACGCCTGCAAAAAACTCCAGCAGTTCGCGCCTGAGGTGCTGGTGATTTCCCTCGGTGTCGACACGTTCAAGGACGATCCCATCAGCCACTTCCTGCTGGAAAGCGAGGATTTCATCGGCATCGGTGAACTGATCGCCAGCGTCGGCTGCCCGACCCTGTTCGTCATGGAGGGCGGCTACATGGTCGATGAAATCGGCATCAATGCGGTCAACGTGCTGCACGGTTTCGAGAGCAAACGCAGCTGA
- a CDS encoding ornithine cyclodeaminase translates to MTLFIDVDDAARLFTQVGIRRALREMAGYIEADYARWAQFDKSPRTANHSADGVIELMPTDDGQQYSFKYVNGHPNNGQQNLLTVMAFGLLADVQSGYPTLLSELTLTTAVRTAATSALVAQSLARPGATSMALIGNGAQSEFQALAFHEMLGISEIRIFDIDRDASLKLKHNLAAFPDIEVILASSVKDAVKGADIVTTVTADKAYATILTPDMIEPGMHINAVGGDCPGKTELHADILRNARVIIEFEPQTRIEGDIQQLAADSPVIEFFRIVQGEVAGRENDTQVTVFDSVGFALEDFSSLRYLNDLAQTQQIGQRIHLVPTPANIKNLFQLLDPQPAKTSRLRTVG, encoded by the coding sequence ATGACGCTTTTTATTGATGTCGATGATGCTGCACGCCTGTTCACCCAAGTCGGTATCCGCCGCGCCCTCCGCGAAATGGCCGGCTACATCGAAGCGGACTACGCACGCTGGGCGCAGTTTGATAAATCGCCGCGCACGGCCAATCACTCGGCAGACGGCGTGATCGAATTGATGCCCACCGACGACGGCCAGCAGTACTCGTTCAAATACGTCAATGGCCACCCGAACAACGGCCAGCAGAATTTGCTCACGGTCATGGCCTTCGGTCTTCTGGCGGATGTGCAGAGCGGCTACCCCACCCTGCTCAGCGAACTGACCCTGACCACCGCCGTGCGCACCGCCGCAACCTCCGCGTTGGTCGCGCAATCGCTGGCTCGTCCGGGTGCGACTTCGATGGCCCTGATCGGCAATGGTGCGCAAAGTGAGTTTCAGGCACTGGCCTTTCATGAAATGTTGGGCATCAGCGAAATCCGCATCTTCGATATTGATCGAGATGCGTCACTCAAGTTGAAGCACAACCTCGCGGCGTTCCCGGACATCGAAGTGATTCTGGCCAGCTCGGTGAAGGACGCGGTCAAGGGTGCGGACATCGTCACCACGGTCACCGCCGACAAAGCCTACGCAACCATTCTGACGCCCGACATGATTGAGCCCGGCATGCACATCAACGCGGTCGGCGGTGACTGTCCGGGCAAAACCGAACTGCACGCCGACATCCTGCGCAACGCCCGGGTCATCATCGAGTTCGAGCCGCAAACCCGCATTGAAGGCGACATTCAGCAACTGGCAGCCGATTCCCCGGTGATCGAATTCTTCCGGATTGTGCAGGGCGAAGTGGCCGGACGCGAAAACGATACGCAGGTGACGGTGTTCGATTCGGTGGGTTTTGCCCTGGAAGACTTTTCGTCACTGCGCTACCTCAACGACTTGGCTCAGACGCAGCAAATCGGCCAACGCATCCACCTGGTGCCGACGCCGGCCAACATCAAAAACCTTTTCCAACTGCTCGATCCACAACCGGCCAAAACCTCGCGTCTGCGTACCGTCGGTTGA
- a CDS encoding amino acid permease, which translates to MKSNPSGLLEQPALQRTLSNRHIQLMAMGGAIGTGLFMGSGKIIALSGTSIILIYMIIGLFVFFVMRAMGEMLLSNLNFKTFADFAGAYLGPRAAFFLGWSYWLSWSVAVIGDAVVVGGFFQYWFPDVPAWIPAVGMLATLFALNVLTVRLFGEVEFWFAIIKIIAVVTLIGVSTVLIASSFVSPSGVTASLSHLVDKQAAFPNGLFGFFAGFQMAIFSFAGTELIGTAAAETRSPEKTLPKAINSIPLRIILFYVLALTCIIAVTSWQQVSPVKSPFVELFLVAGFPAAAGIVNFVVLTSAASSANSGVFSSSRMLFGLANQDNAPGIFRRLSSNSVPLLSLAFTTLLMLVGVLVLFIVPEVMTAFTIVSTVSAILVIFTWSTILASYIAYRKKRPDLHAKSTYKMPGGVAMAWFSLAFLGFVLGLLALRPDTRIALMVMPGWFVWLAIAYQLTRLRKPKSAVESASQFG; encoded by the coding sequence ATGAAATCGAACCCTTCCGGGCTGCTTGAACAGCCCGCGCTGCAGCGCACGCTGAGCAATCGTCACATCCAATTAATGGCCATGGGCGGCGCCATCGGGACCGGCCTGTTCATGGGCTCCGGGAAGATCATCGCCCTCTCCGGGACGTCTATCATCCTCATCTACATGATCATCGGACTGTTCGTGTTTTTCGTCATGCGCGCCATGGGCGAAATGCTCCTGTCCAACCTCAACTTCAAAACCTTCGCCGACTTCGCCGGTGCCTACCTCGGCCCGCGCGCGGCGTTCTTCCTCGGCTGGTCGTACTGGCTGAGCTGGAGCGTGGCGGTGATCGGCGACGCCGTCGTGGTCGGTGGATTCTTCCAGTACTGGTTCCCCGACGTACCGGCGTGGATACCCGCCGTCGGCATGCTGGCAACCCTGTTCGCGCTAAACGTGCTGACGGTCAGACTGTTCGGTGAGGTGGAATTCTGGTTCGCGATCATCAAGATCATTGCCGTCGTGACCCTGATCGGCGTCAGCACCGTGCTGATCGCCAGCTCCTTCGTCTCGCCAAGTGGCGTCACCGCGTCCCTGAGTCACCTGGTGGACAAACAGGCTGCGTTCCCTAACGGCTTGTTCGGTTTCTTCGCCGGATTTCAAATGGCGATTTTCTCCTTCGCCGGCACCGAGCTGATCGGCACCGCCGCCGCTGAAACCCGATCGCCGGAGAAAACCCTGCCCAAAGCAATCAACTCCATTCCGCTGCGGATCATCCTGTTCTACGTGCTGGCGCTGACCTGCATTATTGCCGTGACCTCGTGGCAGCAGGTTTCTCCGGTCAAGAGCCCCTTTGTCGAACTGTTCCTCGTCGCCGGGTTTCCCGCAGCGGCCGGTATCGTCAATTTCGTGGTCCTGACCTCAGCGGCCTCCTCGGCCAACAGCGGCGTGTTTTCATCGAGTCGCATGCTGTTCGGGCTGGCCAATCAGGACAACGCTCCGGGTATATTCCGCCGACTGTCGAGCAACAGCGTGCCGCTGCTGAGCCTGGCGTTCACCACGCTGTTGATGCTGGTTGGGGTGCTGGTGCTGTTCATCGTGCCGGAAGTCATGACCGCCTTCACCATCGTCTCGACCGTGTCGGCGATTCTGGTGATTTTCACTTGGTCGACCATTCTTGCGTCTTACATCGCCTACCGCAAAAAACGTCCGGATCTGCATGCGAAGTCGACTTACAAGATGCCCGGCGGTGTAGCGATGGCTTGGTTCTCGTTGGCGTTTTTGGGGTTCGTGCTGGGATTGCTAGCGTTGCGGCCTGACACGCGGATTGCGCTGATGGTCATGCCGGGGTGGTTTGTCTGGTTGGCGATTGCTTACCAGTTGACGCGGTTGAGGAAGCCGAAATCTGCGGTTGAGTCGGCGAGTCAGTTTGGCTAG
- the lepB gene encoding signal peptidase I — translation MSAPDKPKLPLQAFVMSCLVVGWGLVYAGQVKWAVRVAALLYLGVILLGVCGVPATPFGLYVFATFIVVVKLGSAAAAAISVRRSDRSAASPSTRFHVLYVVALVILTLVLFGPLRGPTLGFKTYLIPSGSMVPTLSIGDYIVTNMRIDAPQVGDIVVYRYNGTEAVKRVAAVGGDTLSIVDGKVIRNGENMGLFFAPPERVKDPRYLQTPQTVVEKDHVYLLGDNRDVSNDSRFMGQVAVEDITGKVTGIWFSSDRSRIGTVFH, via the coding sequence ATGTCTGCTCCTGATAAGCCGAAGCTGCCGCTGCAAGCATTCGTGATGTCGTGCCTGGTGGTAGGCTGGGGTCTGGTGTATGCCGGTCAGGTGAAGTGGGCGGTGCGTGTTGCCGCTTTGCTTTATCTGGGGGTGATTCTACTCGGTGTCTGCGGGGTGCCTGCCACGCCATTCGGCCTGTATGTCTTCGCTACGTTTATTGTCGTGGTGAAACTCGGCTCGGCCGCGGCAGCAGCAATATCGGTACGCAGAAGCGACCGTTCGGCGGCGAGTCCCAGCACCCGTTTCCATGTGCTTTACGTGGTGGCGCTGGTCATTCTCACGCTGGTTCTTTTCGGGCCATTGCGAGGCCCGACACTGGGGTTCAAAACTTACTTGATCCCTTCTGGCTCGATGGTTCCGACCCTTTCGATCGGTGACTATATCGTCACCAATATGCGCATCGACGCGCCGCAGGTGGGCGACATTGTGGTGTATCGCTACAACGGCACGGAGGCGGTCAAACGTGTGGCGGCTGTGGGTGGCGATACCTTGTCGATTGTTGACGGTAAGGTCATTCGCAACGGTGAAAACATGGGGCTATTCTTCGCACCGCCAGAGCGCGTAAAGGATCCTCGTTATCTGCAAACGCCGCAGACGGTAGTCGAGAAAGATCATGTTTATCTGCTCGGTGATAACCGCGATGTCAGTAACGACAGCCGCTTTATGGGCCAGGTCGCAGTCGAAGACATTACTGGCAAAGTCACCGGAATCTGGTTTTCATCCGATCGTTCGAGGATTGGCACAGTCTTTCACTGA
- a CDS encoding DUF6124 family protein, whose amino-acid sequence MFKVTPNPPETDPASPYQSPNSKKLHEAAERALDHYLLPAGHIMASVNEPERMYLANPKYDSESLLANASETLSSASEMLNNFAAVLDPSHRKTALGIAQVVMLGELAVNQALDNVEVKA is encoded by the coding sequence ATGTTCAAGGTAACGCCCAACCCGCCGGAAACTGATCCGGCATCCCCGTACCAATCCCCAAACTCCAAAAAGCTCCACGAAGCCGCCGAGCGCGCGCTCGATCACTACCTCCTTCCCGCCGGCCACATCATGGCCAGCGTCAACGAACCCGAGCGCATGTACCTCGCCAACCCGAAGTACGACTCGGAATCCCTGCTAGCCAACGCCAGTGAAACACTCAGTTCCGCCTCGGAAATGCTCAACAACTTCGCCGCAGTACTCGACCCTTCGCATCGCAAAACCGCGCTGGGCATTGCGCAGGTGGTGATGCTGGGTGAGTTGGCGGTGAATCAGGCGTTGGATAACGTTGAGGTGAAGGCGTAA